A single window of Periophthalmus magnuspinnatus isolate fPerMag1 chromosome 9, fPerMag1.2.pri, whole genome shotgun sequence DNA harbors:
- the erap2 gene encoding endoplasmic reticulum aminopeptidase 2, with protein sequence MALVKLCALSAVLLPLFGCDPAHDTPPGPSDSTEKQSTLGSNLSFPWSRLRLPRYILPVHYNLLVHPDFTSLSFSGSVQIEIDVQNNTNWLVLHSKGLNITKATIFGHNLTPFSEQPLPVLYNPPHEQLGVFSSRVLSTGHKYFLHLEFNAGLSEGFYGFYKSTYKTSAGETRVLASTHFEPTSARMAFPCFDEPSFKANFTVRIRRGPEFISLSNMPLVSTNEVNAAVFEDQFSPSVKMSTYLVAFVVCDFKSVTATTASGIQVSIYAAPEKWHQTHFALEVAVKMLDFYEEYFNIQYPLPKQDLIAIPDFQSGAMENWGLTTYRETSLLFDPLTSSVSDKVWVSMVIGHELAHQWFGNLVTMEWWNDIWLNEGFARYMEFISVEATYPEFKVEEYLLHTCFAAVGHDSLNSSRPISSAAENPTQIKEMFDTVSYDKGACVLHMIRHFLTDEVFQSGIVRYLRKYSYTNAKNQDLWDSLSNTCSEKDFISGKHCYNNQQAFKNAYLYAGEHIDLTAMMNTWILQKGIPVVTVRRNGPYLELRQDRFLKTILPSDPHWSSLQQGFLWHIPVTYKTDASNVIYRHMMTTKTDKIHIGVEVDWVKVNTDMTGYYVVHYEDGGWEKITKLLSQNHTALSYKDRTHLIHNAFQLVTAGLLPLNEALDLITYLRLERHTVPLLQGLGYLESFYRMIEKRNDHELTNKLGMHILHFFRAVIDQQTWSDSGSVSERRLRSEVLSLACHLKDPPCLEHAQQSFKDWIQSNGTQSPPTDVAETVYSIGAKGVDGWTSLFYTYTTSLSEAQKRQIMEALTSTEDTSKLQRLLELGLEGKDIKAQDLSSVIYMVARNPLGHHLAWSFVKKHWRTLVQKFQLGSFCIRNILIGTTSQFTTSEELADVQLFFESIKSESSQLRVTRLALDNVKKNVYWVKRNLGTLKKWLDEQIQ encoded by the exons ATGGCTTTGGTGAAACTGTGTGCATTGTCTGCAGTACTACTGCCTCTGTTTGGGTGCGATCCCGCCCACGATACTCCTCCAGGTCCATCAGATTCAACAGAAAAACAGTCTACCCTTGGTTCAAACCTTTCTTTTCCCTGGAGTCGCCTGCGCCTTCCGAG GTATATTCTTCCAGTGCACTACAATCTTCTTGTACACCCTGATTTCACCAGCCTTAGTTTTAGTGGCTCAGTTCAGATTGAGATTGATGTCCAGAACAACACAAACTGGCTTGTATTACACAGCAAAGGCCTAAACATCACCAAGGCAACCATTTTTGGCCACAACCTCACTCCTTTCTCTGAGCAG CCTCTTCCAGTTCTTTATAACCCTCCTCATGAGCAGCTGGGTGTCTTCTCTTCTCGAGTCCTTAGCACTGGACACAAGTACTTCCTTCATCTGGAGTTTAATGCAGGACTATCTGAAGGATTTTATGGCTTTTATAAAAGTACCTACAAAACTAGTGCAGGGGAAACAAG AGTTTTAGCTTCAACTCACTTTGAGCCCACCAGTGCACGCATGGCCTTCCCTTGTTTTGATGAGCCAAGTTTCAAAGCCAACTTCACAGTCAGGATCAGAAGGGGTCCAGAGTTCATTTCATTGTCCAATATGCCTCTA gTAAGCACAAATGAAGTGAATGCTGCTGTCTTTGAAGACCAGTTTTCTCCAAGTGTAAAAATGAGCACTTATCTTGTCGCTTTTGTTGTCTGTGACTTCAAGTCTGTCACGGCAACAACAGCGTCTGGGATTCAG GTGTCCATTTATGCTGCTCCAGAGAAGTGGCATCAAACTCACTTTGCTCTGGAGGTTGCTGTTAAAATGTTGGATTTTTATGAAGAATATTTTAACATACAATACCCTTTACCAAAGCAAG ATTTGATAGCTATCCCTGATTTCCAGTCAGGTGCTATGGAGAACTGGGGTCTGACAACTTACAGGGAGACCAGCCTGCTTTTTGATCCACTCACGTCTTCTGTGTCTGATAAAGTCTGGGTTTCTATGGTGATTGGGCATGAGCTGGCACATCAG TGGTTTGGTAATTTGGTGACTATGGAGTGGTGGAACGATATCTGGCTCAATGAAGGATTTGCCAGATACATGGAGTTCATCTCAGTAGAGGCCACTTACCCAGAATTCAAAGTg GAAGAGTATCTGCTCCACACGTGCTTCGCAGCAGTGGGCCATGATTCTTTGAACTCTTCTCGGCCGATTTCGAGTGCAGCAGAGAATCCTACTCAGATCAAAGAGATGTTTGACACAGTCTCCTATGACAAA GGAGCATGTGTGCTGCACATGATCCGCCACTTTCTGACAGATGAAGTGTTCCAGAGTGGGATAGTGAGATATCTTCGAAAATACAGCTATACAAATGCCAAGAACCAAGACCTGTGGGACAGCCTGTCCAAT ACGTGCTCAGAGAAAGACTTCATCTCTGGGAAACATTGTTACAACAACCAGCAGGCATTCAAAAATGCT TACCTTTATGCTGGTGAACACATTGACCTGACGGCCATGATGAACACATGGATACTACAGAAAGGTATTCCTGTGGTGACAGTGCGGAGGAACGGCCCGTATCTGGAGTTGAGACAGGACAGATTCCTGAAGACCATTCTACCTTCTGACCCTCACTGGTCCTCACTGCAACAGGG CTTCCTTTGGCACATTCCGGTCACGTACAAGACGGATGCCTCCAACGTAATCTATAGACACATGATGACCACAAAGACAG ACAAAATACATATAGGTGTGGAGGTCGACTGGGTGAAGGTAAACACCGATATGACTGGATATTACGTGGTTCATTATGAGGATGGTGGTTGGGAAAAGATAACTAAATTACTCAGCCAAAACCACACAGCGCTCAGCTACAAAGACAGGACTCATTTGATACACAATGCATTTCAGTTGGTCAC GGCGGGTCTGTTGCCTCTCAATGAAGCTCTGGATCTGATCACTTATTTGAGATTAGAGAGGCACACTGTCCCTCTTCTCCAAGGTCTGGGATATCTGGAAAGCTTTTACAGGATGATTGAGAAAAGGAATGACCATGAATTAACAAATAAGTTGGGG atgcatattttgcattttttccgTGCAGTCATTGATCAGCAGACATggagtgacagtggctcagtgtcAGAGCGCAGACTGAGATCAGAAGTTCTGTCTCTGGCCTGTCATCTTAAAGACCCCCCGTGTCTGGAGCACGCTCAACAAAGCTTCAAAGACTGGATACAATCTAATGGGACACAGAG CCCTCCAACTGATGTAGCAGAAACAGTGTATTCAATTGGGGCAAAAGGAGTAGATGGCTGGACCTCTCTGTTCTACACCTATACCACATCTCTCTCAGAAgcacaaaaaagacaaataatgGAGGCTTTAACTAGCACTGAAGACACCAGCAAATTACAGAG ACTGCTGGAGCTGGGTTTGGAGGGGAAGGACATTAAGGCTCAGGATCTATCTTCTGTCATTTACATGGTCGCCAGGAACCCACTGGGCCATCATCTCGCCTGGAGTTTTGTAAAGAAGCACTGGAGGACTCTGGTTCAGAA GTTTCAATTAGGTTCATTTTGCATCAGAAATATTCTTATTGGCACCACTAGTCAATTCACTACTAGTGAAGAACTTGCAGat GTGCAGTTATTCTTTGAGTCTATAAAGTCTGAGTCTTCTCAGCTTAGAGTTACTCGTCTTGCTCTTGACAATGTGAAGAAAAATGTTTACTGGGTCAAGAGAAACCTTGGGACTTTGAAAAAGTGGCTGGATGAGCAGATTCAATAA